The following proteins are encoded in a genomic region of Drosophila willistoni isolate 14030-0811.24 chromosome 2L unlocalized genomic scaffold, UCI_dwil_1.1 Seg196, whole genome shotgun sequence:
- the LOC111519865 gene encoding 60S ribosomal protein L39, giving the protein MAAHKSFRIKQKLAKKLKQNRSVPQWVRLRTGNTIRYNAKRRHWRRTKLKL; this is encoded by the exons ATG GCCGCACACAAATCGTTCAGAATCAAGCAAAAGTTAGCTAAAAAGCTAAAGCAGAACAGATCTGTCCCGCAGTGGGTTCGCTTGCGTACTGGTAACACAATCAG ataCAACGCCAAGCGTCGTCACTGGAGGCGCACCAAGTTGAAGTTGTAA
- the LOC6640545 gene encoding 60S ribosomal protein L12, with amino-acid sequence MPPKFDPTEVKLVYLRCVGGEVGATSSLAPKIGPLGLSPKKIGDDIAKATGDWKGLKITVCLTIQNRQAAISVVPSAASLIIRALKEPPRDRKKQKNIKHSGNIGFDDILAIARTIRPRSMARELKGTCKEVLGTAQSVGCTVDGKHPHDVIDDINNGALEVPAE; translated from the exons ATGCCTCCTAAATTCGATCCAACGGAAGTAAAATTAG TTTACCTGCGTTGCGTGGGTGGAGAGGTAGGCGCCACTTCATCGTTGGCCCCCAAAATTGGTCCCCTCGGTCTG tCGCCCAAGAAAATTGGAGATGATATTGCCAAGGCTACCGGAGACTGGAAGGGTTTGAAGATCACCGTTTGTCTGACCATCCAAAACAGACAGGCTGCTATCTCTGTTGTCCCTTCGGCCGCATCCCTCATTATCAGGGCTCTGAAGGAACCCCCACGTGACAGAAAGAAGCAGAAGAACA TTAAACACAGTGGAAACATCGGCTTCGATGATATTCTGGCTATTGCGAGAACTATCAGACCTAGATCTATGGCCCGCGAATTGAAGGGAACCTGCAAAGAAGTCTTGGGTACTGCTCAAAGTGTTGGTTGCACTGTTGATGGAAAACATCCTCATGATGTTATTGATGACATCAACAATGGCGCTCTTGAAGTCCCCGCAGAATAA